Proteins from one Muntiacus reevesi chromosome X, mMunRee1.1, whole genome shotgun sequence genomic window:
- the RLIM gene encoding E3 ubiquitin-protein ligase RLIM has protein sequence MESSDCNDKGSGDQSAAQRRSQMDRLDREEAFYQFVNNLSEEDYRLMRDNNLLGTPGESTEEELLRRLQQIKEGPPPQNSDENRGGDSSDDVSNGDSIIDWLNSVRQTGNTTRSGQRGNQSWRAVSRTNPNSGDFRFSLEINVNRNNGSQNPENENEPSTRRSSGESMDNSSQRQVENPRSESTSARPPRSERNSNEALTGEAPPTRGQRRARSRSPDHRRTRARAERSRSPLHPMSEIPRRSHHSISSQTFEHPLVNETEGSSRTRHHVTLRQQISGPDLLTRGLFAASGTRNASQGAGSSDTTGNGESTGSGQRPPTIVLDLQVRRVRPGEYRQRDSIASRTRSRSQTPNNTVTYESERGGFRRTFSRSERAGVRTYVSTIRIPIRRILNTGLSETTSVAIQTMLRQIMTGFGELSYFMYSDSDSEPSGSVSSRNMERSESRNGRGGSGGSSSSGSSSNSSPSSSSNGESSESSSEVFEGSNEGSSSSGSSGARREGRHRAPVTFDESGSLPFLSLAQFFLLNEDDDDQPRGLTKEQIDNLAMRSFGENDALKTCSVCITEYTEGNKLRKLPCSHEYHVHCIDRWLSENSTCPICRRAVLASGNRESVV, from the exons ATGGAAAGCTCAGATTGTAACGATAAAGGAAGTGGTGATCAGTCTGCAGCACAGCGCAGAAGTCAGATGGACCGATTGGATCGGGAAGAAGCTTTCTATCAATTTGTAAATAACCTCAGTGAAGAAGATTATAGGCTTATGAGGGATAACAATTTGCTAGGCACCCCAG GTGAAAGTACTGAGGAAGAGTTGCTGAGGAGACTACAACAAATTAAAGAGGGCCCACCACCACAAAACTCAGATGAAAATAGAG GTGGAGACTCTTCAGATGATGTATCTAATGGTGACTCTATAATAGACTGGCTTAACTCAGTCAGACAAACTGGAAATACAACAAGAAGTGGGCAAAGAGGAAACCAATCTTGGAGAGCAGTGAGCCGGACTAATCCAAACAGTGGTGATTTCAGATTCAGTTTAGAGATCAATGTTAACCGTAATAATGGGAGCCAAAATCCAGAGAATGAAAATGAACCATCTACAAGACGTTCTAGTGGAGAAAGTATGGACAACAGCAGCCAAAGACAAGTGGAAAATCCACGATCTGAATCAACATCTGCAAGGCCACCCAGATCAGAACGAAATTCAAATGAAGCATTAACAGGAGAAGCCCCACCTACCAGAGGTCAGAGAAGGGCAAGAAGTAGGAGCCCAGACCATCGGAGAACCCGAGCAAGAGCTGAAAGAAGTAGATCACCTCTACATCCAATGAGTGAAATTCCACGAAGATCTCATCATAGTATCTCATCTCAGActtttgagcatcctttggtaaATGAGACTGAAGGAAGTTCCAGAACCCGGCACCACGTGACATTAAGACAGCAAATAAGTGGACCTGACTTACTAACTAGAGGTCTTTTTGCAGCTTCTGGAACAAGAAATGCTTCACAAGGAGCAGGCTCTTCAGACACAACTGGCAATGGTGAATCTACAGGATCAGGCCAGAGACCTCCAACCATAGTCCTTGATCTTCAAGTAAGAAGAGTTCGTCCTGGAGAATATCGGCAGAGAGATAGCATAGCTAGCAGAACTCGGTCAAGGTCTCAGACACCAAACAACACCGTCACTtatgaaagtgaacgaggaggTTTTAGGCGTACATTTTCACGTTCTGAGCGAGCAGGTGTGAGAACCTATGTCAGTACCATCAGAATCCCAATTCGTAGAATCTTAAATACTGGTTTAAGTGAGACTACATCTGTTGCAATTCAGACCATGTTAAGGCAGATAATGACAGGTTTTGGTGAGTTAAGCTACTTTATGTACAGTGATAGTGATTCAGAGCCTAGTGGCTCAGTCTCGAGTCGAAATATGGAAAGGTCAGAGTCACGGAATGGAAGAGGGGGTTCTGGTGGTAGTAGCAGTTCTGGTTCAAGTTCCAATTCAAGTCCTAGTTCCAGTTCCAATGGTGAAAGTTCAGAGAGTAGCTCAGAGGTATTTGAAGGCAGTAATGAAGGAAGCTCATCATCAGGCTCATCAGGTGCCAGGCGAGAGGGTCGACACAGGGCCCCAGTAACATTTGATGAAAGTGGCTCTCTGCCCTTCCTTAGTCTCGCTCAGTTTTTCCTCTTAAATGAGGATgatgatgaccaacctagaggaCTCACCAAAGAACAGATTGACAACTTGGCAATGAGAAGTTTTGGTGAAAATGATGCATTAAAAACCTGTAGTGTTTGCAttacagaatacacagaaggcaACAAACTTCGTAAACTACCTTGTTCCCATGAGTACCATGTCCACTGCATCGATCGCTGGTTATCTGAAAATTCTACTTGTCCTATTTGTCGCAGAGCAGTCTTAGCTTCTGGTAACAGAGAAAGTGTTGTGTGA